The Mesorhizobium loti DNA segment GGTGCCGCCGACCACGGTCATCATCAGCGGCAGCAGCATCCAGTCGAGATCGAAGACGGAATCCGGGCCGACATGGAAGATGTAGTAGGTGTAGAGGCTGCCGGCGATGCCGGCGATGAAGGCGCTGCCGGCGAAGGCGGCGACCTTGACCCTGAGCACATCGATGCCGTTGGCCGACGCCGCCATCTCGTCGTCGCGCACGGCGATCAGCGCCAGGCCGTAGCGCGAGCGCATCAGCAAGTGGATGGCGAGTGCCGTGCCCACCATCAGGCCGAGCCCGACCAGATAGTGCGGCAACAGCGTGTCGAACGTGCCGGCGGGCGCGACGACGCCGAAGGCGCCGCCGGTGAAGTCGCCGCCATTGATGAACATCACCTTGACGATCTCGCCGAAGCCGAGGGTGCCCAAGGCAAAATAGTCGCCGCGCAGTTTGGACAGAAGCGGCAGGCCGATGATGATGGCGGCCACCGCCGCGACCAGCCCGCCCAGCACCATCGTCACCGGATCGAAATAATAGAGGCGCGGGTAGGCATCGTAGAGCGAGCCCCAGAGATAATTGCCGCTCCACAGGATCGCGGTGGCGTAGGCGCCGAGCCCGAAGAAGGCATGGTTGCCGAGGCTGATCTGGCCACCGAAGCCGGCGACCAGGTTCCAGCCCTGCGCCATGATGGCGTAGATGAAAACGAAGAACAGGAATGAGAAGGCGTAAGAGTCGATCGCGCCGGGCAGCAGCGGCAACAGGGCGAGCGCCGCGATGGCGGCAGCCGCAATCCACATCCAGGCTTGTCTTGGCCAGGCCCGTTCCAAAAAGGCTTGCTTCAACATGGCGCTCAAGCCTTCTTGTAGGGCCGGCTGAACAGGCCTTCCGGCTTGAACATCAGCACCGCCAGGAACACGCCATAGGCGATGGCGTTGGTCCAGCCGCCTGAGATGAAATACTGCACATAGGCCTCGATCAGACCGAGGATGATGCCGCCGGCGAGCGCGCCCGCGACATTGCCGATGCCGCCCAGCGCCAGCGCCACCAGCGCCTTGAGGCTGAAGATGAACCCGGCAAACGGGTTGAACGGGAATGTGGTCGCCACCGCCACACCGGCCGCGCCTGCGAGCGCAATGCCGATGGCGAAGGCAATGG contains these protein-coding regions:
- a CDS encoding inner-membrane translocator encodes the protein MLKQAFLERAWPRQAWMWIAAAAIAALALLPLLPGAIDSYAFSFLFFVFIYAIMAQGWNLVAGFGGQISLGNHAFFGLGAYATAILWSGNYLWGSLYDAYPRLYYFDPVTMVLGGLVAAVAAIIIGLPLLSKLRGDYFALGTLGFGEIVKVMFINGGDFTGGAFGVVAPAGTFDTLLPHYLVGLGLMVGTALAIHLLMRSRYGLALIAVRDDEMAASANGIDVLRVKVAAFAGSAFIAGIAGSLYTYYIFHVGPDSVFDLDWMLLPLMMTVVGGTGTLLGPILGAFVMYAVFDLARIVVPDYHPVISGLTIILAMLFLPKGLMRSFGRRVRVV